ACACTAAGAaagtgaattatttttttattgtaaattttgcatttattttatataccaAATGTGAGGTAAACATACTATTCTACCTAATATCCTTTAAGAGATAAAATAGTgcacaaattattttgacATATTTATCAAGATACAAATAGAAGAATCTATAATTTAGTAAGAGAAAATAAGATCTCATATATTGATGCATATTCTACATATTAAATAATCATTATTGGGTAAGTACAGTACATATTTACTATCCTGATATTTTTCTGAGTTATAATTGTTGTCACTTGAAATAGgcatatgaaatatataaaagaaattaaatcCTATTTCTTTAACATTATATCGTAAATATGTaacttaataattttaatacattCAGCCCTACAATTTctacatatatttgtattatataaatttcctTATGCAAATCctgttaattatttattatgaaaatcATGGAAAACACTAACCTTttatagtaaaaaatattcgaaattttataaaatatgataatcttaagaaaagcgaaaataaaataacaaacaaTTATTGCTTATATTCCTGGCAATAACAGTACTattgaaaatttaattagcgcttttgcataatatataaaaatacaaattttaCTTCGGTCACGTaaaaacaatatttatttgttgtttattctatttttttttagatatAATAATGgataattaataataatcaattttgtcacaagtaaaaaaataatttattattatgtataattacatatatatttttttatttatacgcttctttgcgcattttttctaaataatttgACACTCTATGTAGCAAGTTGTTACAAAGAAATTCAGGAAGAGTGATAAGCTATTCGTACTCGCCCATTgggaatatttatattttgattttctgaattatcatatatgaattttttgctttgttcTTTACTAacattgtattttttttcttttctcattAATGACATTCTATTTAATCGGGATCCTAgaggagtaaactaatataaaagtaaaaaacacaaaaaacattttatattgatatttttgaaaaataaaatatgataaatattattatgaaatatttatactgaaaaataaaaaactttttaccttgtaaaataggaaaaaaaacataaaagtaCCCAAAAGTGTAAACCCTCCTAAAGAGGAAATATAGAAAGGATCCTTCATTAATTCATTGAATATAGATTTTTGAGTGTATTGTGTCCTAGCGCTATCCAATGATTCTGTGCTAATTTCTGAATTAAAGGTCAAGCTATCcttttgttcttcatttgttatatttttaactgCTTTATTTGAGTCATGATGTAATTCGTCCACTGGACAatttaatttacataaaaaatcatTCGGATAATATATTCTAAAATAATCAGAACAGGTATTCATATAGCTATAATGATCGTAATATATACagcatttctttatatattttctatatattttcttaatgTAGGTAAAGTATTTACAatacttttcttttcctgttTCTTCAGAATTAACATATGcatcaatattattataattattaaaataatcgaacaaatcctttttttctctcaactCTTCTAAACTAATTTCAGTATCATAGTCATAGAAGcattcattaatttttaattcattaataattttataacctgTATCAAAAAGGGCAAGAATAGGCTCTTTTCCATGTATTTTATTCCAATTATTACCAAACAGCCCCCATACATTCTCATATATCCAATAGTATAAATATCCACAACtatttttcttatcattcttcttctttatttcgTATAAATTTCTTACTAACATTCTACAAAAATGACTAATCCCTGGGtattctttttcaaaaatataaatatttttacagtgattacaatatttataaaaatcatCCTCACTACTGAATtcgtcatatattttatattcagagaacttttgtaaaatattttcctgaGAATTAttgattaaaaagaattatacatttaaaagCTTATTCTAAGAAGAAAACTCTCATATAATTGATCATTTGAATAATATcctaataataaattatagaaattatttaaatagcaaaaataaataaattttttaatttattttttttagacaTACACTTACACTAAACTCTTTTGTTTTCTCATGAGCCATTAACGTTTCTCTCATAAGATCATTAGATTGTTCTTGTTACACAAtgttttattctttttgTCAAATATTAAGCCTAAACATCTATGAGGGCATTTTTTCGACAAGTCACATAACTTggaattataaaattttttttcaaaagcaaATAATTCATCATTATACACTCCATTTTTCTGAAACATGGCTTCAGATTTCATATTATAGTATAAATCGAAACCAACCTTTATATAATCAcaatatttatcattttcatcattaacTACATTACCCAATTTGTCCTTTATATAATCAtaaaattctaaaaaatatataactccaatttctttttaaaatcttttCCACtgatattaaaatttttatgcttaCAACTATTATTCCCGGGAGGTCTTGTATTAATCCAATCCCATGCAACATAAAGAAATTTAATGTCTTCATAGCGATATATATTATCCTGTAGTTTAGTGCGTAACCAATAGTTAAGGTATTCACagcatttgtttttatcaaTGTCTGATTCAAATATATTCAATGTATTATCCCAGTCACGCAATATTACATTAAGAATTTTACaatatttgtacatattaATACTTCTATTACGCTTGCCTTTTATAAGAGAATTGCAAATAAACGAATTACTATTATCACTATGAACACtatttaactttttataaaaagaatttagcggaaatttcttcaaaaagtcatcctaaaaaattaaaataaataaaataatccaTAAAATTACTAAATTGAATTATTCCCAAAGAAATATTACTTCTATGTAATATAACATCtgccaaaaataaaaaagcaaaacatttattttttaatataaaacataaatgttatatttcattattttccttataaaatatttagtttTTACACTTTCTTTATTTGGGTTTTGAGAAACCTTTGTTTCTAGAACTCCTTGAACATGAGGTTTTGATAATGCACTCTTTGGTTCAAGTGTTTTCTCTATTAGTGTAACTATGTCTtcgttcataatttttttttctaatgagtacaatacatttttatcaatgtaatttttaatgtattcattaaattctttacaaTATTCTCTTGTATTCTCATTGGTAGCACATTGaatttctgcatttttatatacatcaATAGCTCCTTTTAGATAATCAAGATATCTattattgtatatttttatcatttatagTACTTTTCACAGAGTTATATCCATCAAAGAACATGAAATAATCAtatagtttttttatatctttaaTTTCTGTTAATTTCAACTGATAAAATTCGCACGTTTTACTTTCACTAGTATCCTCGCCTTTATATTGGGACAACGCAtcgaaaaaattaccaatATTAGAATAATCAATGTTTTTAGTGAGTATTTTATCGTAAAACCAATACTTTAAGTATATACATagtttattaatatatttttcattatatatgcCATTATACCTTATTAGCTCATTAATATTTCTTATTAGTTTCTTGAAAATATCTTTTGCACTTCCATTTAAATCTTCACCCATATCATCATTACAATAACCTTCAGTATTCGACTTCTCACAATCTCtgctaaatttttcataaaattcagataaatcatttttacttAATGTAGGATcctaaaaatacaaatatatattaaaatatataaatgtataatattttcttatattcCATATAGCTCACATTCTAAATATATCGTAAAAGAATATTAAGTGCATGAATTAAGTCAATAACTCTGGTAAACAATTGAAACATACATTATCAATTAATTGTTTATACTCTATCACATCTTCagacattttaaataagtgaaataattaaattggTGGTTATATAaccatttatatatgtaaatatcaATGAGTTGtctatttatattttgttttttctagTAAACTTTTAAAACCACGTAAACACTTCATCCTATTATTAGTATGCTAATGACAAATTAAGTTTAAGTTATATAAGTATCATTAATCTCATATAGAAAACCcttttataaatacaaatgAGTTCAGTGTTCATCTTGAAAATAATGTTGTAGGCAGGATTTGAACATATATACTAAAACTTATCATGATATTTGATCATTTAGACATGTTACACATCGtcttattaataatttacatagaaaaatatatttcggTTCATACTCAAAAGCATAATATGTAATTCAAATGGAACTAACTGTTTAGTAGCAAGTTTTGTTctttaaaacatttattatacataaaaaaaaaatccaaacaAAGGCACAAAtggtaattttattttattttgtattatataattataacattttcattgtttttctctttcattTTAGGATGCAATCGGAAACAATTGCATCATAATAGAAAGACTAAACATATAACAAGGATAAATGTTTGTgtatacaaattattaaataattaacataatcattttatgataattattttttattatacgaAAGATTCatatcacaaaaaaaattccttataattttattcttataaAAATCATCTACATATAATACTCATAACTCTTGTTATTTCTAtttctgccttttctttAACTGTTCCTATAAATTAAAACGCTGTTGTGTTCCATGTGAAAAATAATGCTATATAAAATGTTGATAATATTTTGGTttatagaatatatatttactaaaaaaaaaaagaagaaaacattaactattttaaaaaaaaacatataggaaaaaatcattttgaatatttttcaaaggaaaaaaatgtcctaGGGCATTATTTCTATAGCactaacaaaataaatgttatttCTCCATGGCAAAGTAATTGGTTTTGTTTACACTTCTTAActagtatatatttattatttttatttaatttaacatAGACacttaaatatttatgataAATAATGTTATCATgtcgtatatttttattattttccttaatattttgttaatttcgaTTTTTCTTCGAAGCAATCTTCATGGATAATAAATAGCGCGCTATATCAAAAAAGAGGTGGATGGAAAAAGAATTACGTACAGTTCCTCATAATTAAGTTTTTCCtataaaatgtattaaatgtgcgatatgtatatgtaataaaatatattgcatCGTCAAATGATTTTCGACATTAATATgattgattttttaaaaatatattcataaaattgacAATTTACTGTTACGATGTCTGATGAGTTTTCCTTCGCCTTAAGAATTATACgcataacaaaataaattttaaatattttcatttgggGCTCAAGAGAACTGTACTATAATACTCCACTTTGGTAGCTTAACATCCTtctctttaattttgtttaaatagtaaaattttattacataataagTACATGTTTTCAacgttttctatttttccaCAAGAAAATGcacttttcaatttttttcaaaaatgaatatatgaaaatggaGAGTTGTCCACGCGTAATGCcaacattaaaattttcagtttaaaaaaatattaacaacttttattttttccttattcaccattttttacaataagtgtaaataaactttttattaattacaaCATAAAATGCTTCAATAGCATTTATGAGCAACCACCCATTGTATTACGTGAGGTTAAatcaattatattttgtttcacCACGTGTTAAGAATAGAATCCTTTAACAGcttttgtaataattttaagttatgagttatatattttttttatgtttcatcACAAACAAATGCTAGAAAATCTTGTTTATTTTAATCATAAATAGATCACTATATTGAGTGTCTCTTCTAAttttagaagaaaatttttcattttattctttttaattttttaaacatatcaTCACAAAATAGATGTAAATATATAGCCATCATAACACACTTGGCTCAGAATAACACGGTGAAAACAGTTATCGAATCTACCATTAACACATAACAATTCATGCTATGTTAACAATGAATCAgttaaaaaagtgtacatGTTTTATTTACTCTGGTGAACACGCTAAACAagtacaaattattttctaattttcaGTCATTCATTCTTTATTTGTCAAAATATGACAAATTACAGAGAAACACATGTTAGCATTATTTTCAAGGCATATatggaaataataatattagaacagtgtacctttttttaataatatttaaaacgatataataatgaaatatgcgTATATACTCACTGTTCATGTAAAAAACGGTAACCCCGACAAaatggtgttttttttattgcagaTTTATGATACGCTTTTCAAAGTATTCATACATTACAGTaaaccttttctttttcgttataTTTgctttcttatttttaaatctaaaaataaaaaatagttacTTATTAAATGGATTAAGACCACCAATTAAATGTCTAAATGTAATTCTTTATAACTTGCAAAAcggataaaaaatattttttctatttgaATCTCATAACTTTTTTCTAAAACTGAAAATTAACGTGCATTCAAATTAAAAcccttttacaatttaatcTGCACAAATCATcattctaattttttaaattcttgtttaaatatatataattcttaaaaaagcATGAAGACTTAATCtccttaaatttttcaaaaaaagatGTTCAATTTATAGTGTATTATG
The window above is part of the Plasmodium cynomolgi strain B DNA, chromosome 11, whole genome shotgun sequence genome. Proteins encoded here:
- a CDS encoding VIR-like CYIR protein (putative) gives rise to the protein MSEDVIEYKQLIDNDPTLSKNDLSEFYEKFSRDCEKSNTEGYCNDDMGEDLNGSAKDIFKKLIRNINELIRYNGIYNEKYINKLCIYLKYWFYDKILTKNIDYSNIGNFFDALSQYKGEDTSESKTCEFYQLKLTEIKDIKKLYDYFMFFDGYNSVKSTINDKNIQ
- a CDS encoding VIR-like CYIR protein (putative), with product MLVRNLYEIKKKNDKKNSCGYLYYWIYENVWGLFGNNWNKIHGKEPILALFDTGYKIINELKINECFYDYDTEISLEELREKKDLFDYFNNYNNIDAYVNSEETGKEKYCKYFTYIKKIYRKYIKKCCIYYDHYSYMNTCSDYFRIYYPNDFLCKLNCPVDELHHDSNKAVKSFLFFSINIS